A segment of the Streptomyces sp. P9-A2 genome:
GCCCACCAGTTGCCGTACGGGGCGATCTCCGAGGCGTCGTTCGTGCTGTTCAGCTCCGCCTCGGACCTGCCCAGGTCGTTGTACGCGGGGACGAAGACGATGTTGCGGTACCAGCCGCCGTCGCCGCCCGCGTGCACGCAGTGACCGGCGGTCCAGACGAGGTTGGACCTGCCCGGGCGGTTCACGTCCTTGACGACCGTGCCGGAGCAGACGCTCGTGCCCTCGGGGGAGTCGAAGAAGACCTTGCCGACCGGGGCCGCGTTGGCGTGGTAGGGCGTCTGCTCGGCCTGTGCCTGGACCGGTCCCGGCTCCGGGTCGCTGACGCCCCGGGCGGCGGTCGCGTCCTTGGTCGAGAGGGTCTTGTCGGCCTCCTCGGCGGAACGCATCCGCTCCGGCTTCCACAGGCCCTCGATCACCGGGTTGACGTAGTCCTTGGCCTCACTGAGCCACTTGTCCTCGTCCCAGTCCCGCCAGCCGCCGGCCTTCCACCTGTCGACGTCGATCCCGTGCTCCTCGAGCCTGTCCGCGATGTCGGCCGGGACCCGGGTCTCGCCGGCCTCGCCCTCCGAGGCCCGCGAAGTGCCGGAACCGGGCTTCTTCGGGTCGGCCTTGTCGTCGGTGGAACCGGCGCACGCGGTCACGGTGAGCGCCAGGGCGGCGATGAGCCCGGTCACGGCGAGGGCTCTGCGACGGCCCCGCCGGCGCGGAGCGGACGTACGGATGGAGCGCATGGTGCGATGACCCCCGGTGCTACGAATGAATGTCCTGCTGGTGGGTGCGGACGCCGCACGGGCGGGCCGGCGGACGCGTGCCGCCGGTGCCACCCGTGCGTGTGCCGTTACCGCGACGCCGTTCCCGCCCGGGCGGGGCCCGTGTGAACGGAACCGCCACCGCCGGAGCGGCCGACGGTCACTGGCCGGCGAACTTGTCGCTGACCGCCTTGTACACGCCCTCGGCCTCGTCCCCCAGCCGCGGGCCGGCGAGCCAGCCCGACGTCACCGGGCCGATGGAGGTGTTGGACACCAGCGCCGGCTTGCCGTCGGAGCCCTCCGCGACCCAGCCGCCACCGGACGAACCGGCGGTCATGCTGCACCCGATGCGGTACATCGTCGGGTCGGAGGAGCTGAGCGAGAGCCGGCCCGGCCGGTCCTCACAGCTGAACAGCTTCTGGCCGTCGTACGGTGTGCCGGCCGGGTAGCCGGTCGCGGTCACGCTCTCCACGTCCGGCACGGCGGGAGCCTTGAAGTCCACCGGCAGCGCCGAACCGACCGTCTCCTCCAGCGACTTGCCGTCGCCGCCCTTCTCCGGCGTCACATGGATGACGGCGTAGTCGTACGAGGCGCCGTCACCGCCGGTCGCACCGCCCTGCTCGATCCACTGGTCGGAGGTCTGGGCCCAGTCGCCCCACCAGACGCCGTACGGAGCGACCTCGTCCGGGGCGGCGCCCTCGAGTTCGCCGGCCGGCCTGCCCGCGTCGTTGTACGACGGGACGAAGACGATGTTGCGGTACCAGCCGCCCTTCTTGCCGGCGTGCACGCAGTGCCCGGCCGTCCACACCATGTTGGACTTGCCCGGGTTGGCGGGGTCCTGCACCACGGTCGCGGAGCACACCATCGTGCCCTCGGGGGAGTCGAAGAGCACCTTGCCCGCCGTGGGAGCGTTGTCGTGGTACGACGCCGGCACGGCCTGCGCCTGCACCGGTTCCGGCGTCGGGTCCGTCACGCCCTGGTCACCGGAGATGTCGCTCTCGTCGACCTCCGGGTCCGGCTGCTCGGCGTCCCGCATGCGGTCCGGGTCCCACAGGCCCTCGATGATCGGGTTGATGTAGTCGTTGGCCTCGCGCAGCCAGTCGTCCCTGTCCCAGTTCTTCCAGTCGCCGTTCCGCCACTTGTCGATGTCGACCCCGTGCTCCTTGAGCCGGTCCGCGATGTCGCTCGGGATCTGGATCTTGCCGTCCCCGGCCGCGGCGGTCGCGGAGGCTTCGCCGCCCGCCGTGTCGTCCTTCGCACCGCAGGCGGTGACGGTCAGCGCGAGTACCGAGGCGAGCGCGACGGCGGTCAGTACGGGGGAGGTTCCGCGGCGCGTCCTTCCGCCTCGGCGAGTGGTGGACGACGGCCGTATGGATCGCATGATCTGACTCCCCCTGATGTGGACGAACTTGGTGCTTCGGCCGTGCTCGCGCCCTGGACTCGAACGGAGTCCGGACCTCTCGCACGACCACCGGGAACGGCACCACACACTATGCGCTCGCCGTGGGGGACAACCGACGGAACGGCAACGGTTTCGCTACGAGCTTTCTGACCTGGACATTCTCAAGAAGCGCAAGGATGTGACGCCTTCGCGCGGTGGGCCCGTCGAGGAATCCTTCACGCGGGAGCGGCCGCTCGTCGCCTTGGCGCTCTTTGCGGAGGGGCACGCCGATCGGCCGTGTCCGGCCGGGAATCGGCCCCCCGGCCGTAAACCCATTGACCCCTGGCGGGACGGAGCGCTTTCATCACCCGAGTCCTCACCGGGATCCACGCGGGCGTCTGCCGGCCGTGGACGGGCGCGAGGCGTACGGGACGGCCACTGCAGTGCACAGCCGATGGGGAGCCGCTTGATGAGATCTTCTTCTCGACTTTCTTCGAGACCTTTCGCACACATCGCCATGACCACCGTCCTGGCGGCCGTGGTCGCCGGGGCCGCCGGGCCCGCGGGGGCGGCGAGCGGCGACCCGGCCCCGCCGCGCACCGAGCGGATCAGTGTGGCCCCCGACGGCACCGGAGGCAACGGTCACTCGGTGGAACCGGTGGTCAGCGCCGACGGACGGGTCGTGGCCTTCGCGTCGGGAGCGACCAACCTGCTCGCCGGCGGTACGGACAGGACGTACAGCGTCTTCTACCGCACGGCTCCCGGCGCACCACTGCAGCGTGTGGTGGTGCCGGGCGCGACGACGTCCACGCCCCAGGTGTCCGGGTCGGGAAGCCACCTGACCTTCAACTCGTACTCGGCCACCACCGGGAAGTCCTCCGTGCATGTCATGGACCTGCGCACCGGATCCGTCGAGCGGCTGGCTCCCGCGCTGGACGAGGACTACGAAGTGTCGTACGGCATCGCCCCGGTCAGTGCGCATGGACGCCATGTCGCCTTCGTCGCCCGGCCCACCACCGGCGAGAACGGCGCGTTCGACTGCCGGGTCATGCTCCTGGACCGCTGGACGGAGCAGGTGCGGCAGGTCAGCCGGCCCTCGGACGGCTCGAAGAACTTCCACCGGTGCACGCAGATCTCGATGAGCGCCGACGGCCGCAAGGTCGCCTATCTGGAGGGGTACTCCGGACCGGCCGACGACGACCA
Coding sequences within it:
- a CDS encoding trypsin-like serine peptidase — translated: MRSIRTSAPRRRGRRRALAVTGLIAALALTVTACAGSTDDKADPKKPGSGTSRASEGEAGETRVPADIADRLEEHGIDVDRWKAGGWRDWDEDKWLSEAKDYVNPVIEGLWKPERMRSAEEADKTLSTKDATAARGVSDPEPGPVQAQAEQTPYHANAAPVGKVFFDSPEGTSVCSGTVVKDVNRPGRSNLVWTAGHCVHAGGDGGWYRNIVFVPAYNDLGRSEAELNSTNDASEIAPYGNWWADWASTSTGWIEGGAQTGGAGAPYDYAVLHVKPEQGDKSLEETVGTALDVDFSTPSADGAGRMGAWGYPAAPPYNGLRMFKCLDTPGRFSLASDLPTMHRIGCTMTGGSSGGGWFRVVNGETVLVSNTSIGPTDNTWLAGPQLGRDAEALYQNMSRTYGGR
- a CDS encoding trypsin-like serine peptidase, coding for MRSIRPSSTTRRGGRTRRGTSPVLTAVALASVLALTVTACGAKDDTAGGEASATAAAGDGKIQIPSDIADRLKEHGVDIDKWRNGDWKNWDRDDWLREANDYINPIIEGLWDPDRMRDAEQPDPEVDESDISGDQGVTDPTPEPVQAQAVPASYHDNAPTAGKVLFDSPEGTMVCSATVVQDPANPGKSNMVWTAGHCVHAGKKGGWYRNIVFVPSYNDAGRPAGELEGAAPDEVAPYGVWWGDWAQTSDQWIEQGGATGGDGASYDYAVIHVTPEKGGDGKSLEETVGSALPVDFKAPAVPDVESVTATGYPAGTPYDGQKLFSCEDRPGRLSLSSSDPTMYRIGCSMTAGSSGGGWVAEGSDGKPALVSNTSIGPVTSGWLAGPRLGDEAEGVYKAVSDKFAGQ
- a CDS encoding TolB family protein, encoding MTTVLAAVVAGAAGPAGAASGDPAPPRTERISVAPDGTGGNGHSVEPVVSADGRVVAFASGATNLLAGGTDRTYSVFYRTAPGAPLQRVVVPGATTSTPQVSGSGSHLTFNSYSATTGKSSVHVMDLRTGSVERLAPALDEDYEVSYGIAPVSAHGRHVAFVARPTTGENGAFDCRVMLLDRWTEQVRQVSRPSDGSKNFHRCTQISMSADGRKVAYLEGYSGPADDDQGDILVYDRVTGRTVQADASHDGAPADRSAIAPVLSADGTRVGFNSQATDLVPEADTNDGWNAFVRDLRTGTLRRHDGRTPTDLTLVSDLSVNGSKLLLNTADANRRTTGLILRDLRTGHEELLAPGQDGEPVTVGGAALSADESTVVFDSYYPGLVPDDTNLIGDVFVRTLR